From a single Rutidosis leptorrhynchoides isolate AG116_Rl617_1_P2 chromosome 5, CSIRO_AGI_Rlap_v1, whole genome shotgun sequence genomic region:
- the LOC139850202 gene encoding uncharacterized protein produces MSIRDMVLANGMNWHVPWYDRFPILSNATVPMLTDKEDAIQWKDNDGYIREFAVRWVWEYVRSKAPEVPWAPVIWYTNNIPKHAFVMWLLMGEKLKTQDKLKQWEVTNNTPLVCSLCEQVPDSHDHLFFACPFSMQVWNRVKVHMEFPIFSDSWRDFILLVSPFAKRRIARIIVVKLLLAATVYSLWQERNNRLFKKKKRSVDQVYKATYATVRLKIMSIKWKTNPQTLRLKSDWKIS; encoded by the coding sequence ATGTCGATTAGAGATATGGTTCTTGCTAATGGTATGAATTGGCATGTACCCTGGTATGACCGCTTCCCTATCCTCTCTAATGCTACTGTTCCAATGCTCACTGATAAAGAGGATGCGATTCAATGGAAAGATAATGATGGTTATATTCGGGAATTTGCGGTTCGTTGGGTTTGGGAGTATGTTCGTAGTAAGGCGCCAGAGGTGCCTTGGGCCCCTGTTATATGGTACACGAATAACATCCCAAAACATGCGTTTGTGATGTGGTTACTTATGGGGGAGAAGCTCAAAACGCAAGACAAGTTAAAGCAATGGGAAGTCACGAATAATACACCACTAGTGTGTTCTCTTTGTGAACAAGTCCCTGATTCACATGACCACTTGTTCTTCGCATGCCCTTTTTCAATGCAGGTATGGAATCGTGTGAAGGTTCATATGGAGTTCCCAATTTTCAGCGACTCGTGGAGAGATTTCATATTGTTGGTTAGCCCTTTTGCTAAGCGTAGGATAGCTCGTATCATTGTTGTTAAGCTTCTTCTTGCGGCCACGGTTTATAGTTTATGGCAGGAACGAAATAACAGGTTATTTAAGAAGAAGAAAAGATCGGTTGATCAAGTTTATAAAGCTACGTACGCTACGGTTCGATTGAAAATCATGTCTATCAAATGGAAGACGAACCCTCAGACGCTCAGACTAAAGTCAGATTGGAAGATTTCTTAA